ATATGCCTACCATTTGCTTGCCATAGCCAGGGCTACAAACAGGCCGGAAGACTTGGACAGGGGCATAGATCAGCTTTATAAATCCTTCACGATCAGGCCTAAGGCAAAACAGCTCATGGAGCTGGTGAGTCTTGCACAGCAGACTGGCAACCAGAGTTTACTGCGTTTGCTTGTTCCGTATCTGAGTCCGGACAGATTCCAGATATCCCCGGGGGGCAAATCTGCTCCCTGATGAAAAAGCGCATATACCCGGGGTTTACCCTTATAGAGATAATGCTGGCCGTAGCGCTTGTTGGAATAATAGCTGCAACGGCGCTTGCTCCTCTGGTTTTTACGGTAGAATCACTGAAAGATACGCAAAAACAGTGGGGGGCGCGCATAAAAGAACGTGCCGCAGTTGAAAATATATTCGCTGATGTGCGCGGCGCCGTTGAAAATCCATCCTTTGCTCCTTTGCGTACAATACACAATGGCGGACTTACAGTCCAGGAAGACGACAGACTTCTGATATGGTCTGCATCACCTGTGCGGGAGGGTGGCATTGTCTCTCTCGTCGTCTACAGAGTGCTGACCGGTTCTGCTTTAGACAATAAGAAAGGCGGACTTTACAGATGGATACTGGAGGGTGTGAAGTCGGATCCCAATTTATCAGGGGAGCTTTTCTCAAAAGGCCTTATCGCGGCCTCCCGCTCGTTGATCACTTCCTCAGAGGATCCGATAAAGTTTGACTCCGACAAGCTGAAAGCCGAAGATGGCAGGATGGTCCTGCCGGATGCAGAAGGGATGCGGATATCAGTATGGTCCGGAACCGACTGGGTCCAAGACTATGAAGGATCCGTTCCTGAGGCATTGAAAATTGGGATCACAATAAAGGGAAAGAAGCATGTCTATGAAGAGTGGTTCCCGGCTATACGCCACTAACGCCGGGTTTATACTAATATCGGTCCTGCTTTCAGTCACGCTTCTGCTGACTGCCGCGACAGCATTTGCTTGGTATGCCAGAAATGAGATGCGGCGTGTGGAATCCGCCCGGTTCATCCTTCAGGCCCGCAGTGCGGCTGATATAGCCTGTTCGATCATAGCAGCAAGGATCGGAGAAGACAAAAACGGTTATGACAGCTATACTGAACTTCAATATATGCCGGGCGGGATAATTAAAATAAAGCTCGGAGATTTTGATATAGGCGTAAATATCCGGCCTCTGGATGATAAAATACCGATACCGGGATTATTCCTGCCGGACGGAGTTACAGTCCGTACCGAATATGAGTCAGCCTGGAAGAGAATATGGGAATATCTCAATAAACCTGAACTTGGAACAATTGTGCTTGACTTCATGGACAGCGACAACAGGCAGAAGCTTGGAGGCAGCGAGCGTGAAGCGAACATAGACAGGCTTGTCTCAGACCTGACGGAATTTAAACTCCTTACCGAAATGAACAATGGTATACTGTGGGGAACAGATAATAACTCCGGCGGATTGGGAATGTACGTTACCGTTTACGGCAAAGAGAAGATAAATATAAATGTGGCACCGGCGGAGGTCATTGCCGTACTGGACGAAAGGATCGGACTTGAGAGGGCAAGGAACCTTGTCGCCGCAAGAATGCTCTCTCCGATGAGGAGTCTGGAAGATCTAAGGAAAGTCCCTGGTTTTTCG
The DNA window shown above is from Synergistaceae bacterium and carries:
- a CDS encoding general secretion pathway protein GspK, which produces MSMKSGSRLYATNAGFILISVLLSVTLLLTAATAFAWYARNEMRRVESARFILQARSAADIACSIIAARIGEDKNGYDSYTELQYMPGGIIKIKLGDFDIGVNIRPLDDKIPIPGLFLPDGVTVRTEYESAWKRIWEYLNKPELGTIVLDFMDSDNRQKLGGSEREANIDRLVSDLTEFKLLTEMNNGILWGTDNNSGGLGMYVTVYGKEKININVAPAEVIAVLDERIGLERARNLVAARMLSPMRSLEDLRKVPGFSDAAVTKLANILGFESMFFRLSMRVSDGAKRERNYRIILQRSGSFCRIVRWEE
- a CDS encoding type II secretion system GspH family protein, producing MKKRIYPGFTLIEIMLAVALVGIIAATALAPLVFTVESLKDTQKQWGARIKERAAVENIFADVRGAVENPSFAPLRTIHNGGLTVQEDDRLLIWSASPVREGGIVSLVVYRVLTGSALDNKKGGLYRWILEGVKSDPNLSGELFSKGLIAASRSLITSSEDPIKFDSDKLKAEDGRMVLPDAEGMRISVWSGTDWVQDYEGSVPEALKIGITIKGKKHVYEEWFPAIRH